The Desulfatiglans sp. genome contains the following window.
CAGCAGCCAGAACAGCACTGCCGCACCCACCAAGAACAAGCCAAAATGTACCAAAGAACTCAGCGCTATACCTCTTCATACTTCCCTCCTTGAATTATGTTGATTAATAAAATACCCTGCTAAGACAAGGGTACAAATAACGCTAACCTACATAAAATACCACAGTTAAATGACATGCAATCAATTTTTTTCGTCCCCTCTACCAACCGTCGCGACCTTTGTTTTGAGGCTCAGTTTCTGATCGCATTTTTTACTGAATGACCACAGACTTAATAAAAGCAAGCATATCCGCATCCACCTGCTTAAAAACATCCTCTGCAGAGTCGGCAATAATGACTACACCAGTATTATTATAAAGGATATAACAAAGATAAACCCTGTGAGGGATGCCCGATTTTTTATACCTGGCCTTATATACCACAGAATGCTGGTCAGATGAGTAATCAGGATATCCGCCAAGGAGATTCCACGTTATCTTTAAAGACTTTTCTATATCCTCCAACCCTTTCATTGCATATGCAGCGGCATTCATCGATTTCGGAACCTGTTCATAGATAAGGGATATGACAGGCTCAGATAGCACACCTTTTTTGCCAATGATCTTTTCATGTTTAAAAACCAGAACACCTTTTTCACCTTCACCAGGGGCGGTATCTTTAACAAGGTTCCAGACCTTCTCATCCGGTTTTGTAAAGATAATCCTGTTACCAAATGCATCTATTGAGGTTTGTGCCCATGCAAAACCAGAAGATAAAAAGAAAAGAATAGTAATAATAGCTGTCTTCATTTATATTCCTCCTTGAGTTAAATGTACATCATCTATTTTGTAATTGCGATTGGAGCTTTTTCCTTCGCCTTATCAGGCGGATCCAACATTTTAATGCCTGAGCAAATACCGATTTCGATGTCGATATAAATTTCGATTTCGATTTGGAGTCAGATATCGTCCGATAATTGTCGTCTCTCGTTCCCATGGTCCCCCGTGGGAATGCCTGCCTTGACGCTCTGCGTCATATCGGTTGATCTTATCTTTTCTGACCTGTCATAAGAAATATTGTGAACCGCCCCATTTCTCCCTTACTGGTCGGTTTCATGACTTCTGCAGCGGTAATATCCTGTATATTTTCAAACCCTGCCTCTACAAAAACCTCCCGCATAGCAGCCCGGTCAAATCCGGAATGGAATACCCCTGTTTTATCATCATGAAAAAGGCCATCATCCAGATCCAGGTCAGCAATGCACAGATAACCGCCAGGGACAATGATACTTTGAAATTGATAGAAAAGAGGTTTCAGCTCCTTAACATGATGCAGGGTCATGTTGCTCATAACAAGGTCATATGACCCGCTAAGTGTATCACCCCTGTCAAGATCAAGGAATAAGGCTTTAATCCCACCATGCTTCAAGTCATTGATCCTCTTATTAAATATACCCAGCATCCCCTGTGAACTGTCAACGCCAGTAATGGAATGAACAAGGGGCTGGAGTTGAAAGGTCAATAACCCAGTGCCACAGCCAAAGTCCATAACATCCATTTCATGGGTTAAGATGATCTGTTTTGTTATGGCAGAGGCAACATCCTTTGCTAGCTTGACCCTTACAGGATTTTCATCCCATGAGTCAGCCTCTTTATCAAAGTCCCGCCTTTGAGAATTCATTATATTTCGTTCCCTGCTTATAAAAAATACTGTGTCAATGCTGTACATTTGTTAAAACAGTGTGTATTATTTCCATATCAACTGTGGAGGTCAGACACGCATTGCCATCAGACACCCACCCATTACTTTTCAGATCATTCGTATTCATCTAAGTATTGTTTTTTTAGAAATGCACGATTTTCACGCTCAAAGTTGTTCAAGTCAGTATCATTAATGGTTTTATTAACATCAGGTTGATACCATCTGCCATACTTTCTATATAAATCGAAGAAGGCTTTCCATTTTGCATAGTAAAACCTGTCATCCTCATCATAAGTTGCCTTTGGTTTTGGTCCATTACCCACCTTGCCTAAAATAAAAGCATCACCGTGTCGGGCTGTAATCTCATTATACAACCATGTAGCAATATATTTTTTTAAAGGCTTCTTATTCATTTTTTCCACTTCCTGCGGAAACATGTCTCGCCATGGGCCAATTTCTCTCTCGACAAGTGAATCCAGCATCTCGTCAGTATATTTTATCCTATCCCCTTTATAAGGAGATGGTAGTCTGAAAAAGTATTCATCGTGAAAACCGAGCCACTTGCCCATGTTAATGACAATATCCTTATCAGGCTCCCAATCCTTAAAGTTCCAAACAATTTCATCATTTGAGATCCACTCTACATTTTCTGGGTATGATATTTGGATTTTGTATTTTTCGGAAAAATTTATTATTTTTTGTCCGTCAAGCTTGAAATCCTTAATATTTAGTAGATTTTTAACCGATATTCTAGCCTTACCAATTGGTCCTTTCCATAGAGCACCGGTTCTTACGATATACTGCAATTGCTCGATATCTACGAAATCTTCAATCCAAAAAGCATTTCCTGCATTATAGGTACAAATAATTTTTATATTTTTTTTTGGCTCCCAGATTACAGGCCATACAACATAACCAGGGTAATTAAAGTCTTCATGATTGTGTAATCCAAATAATCTTTCTTCCCAGGTTGATTCTCGAATCATGATAACCTTTGTCGACACACTCTTATCGTCGACCTTTACCTTGAATGAACTCGCCATTTCTGCATCATATCTTGAATCAATAATAGGAAAACCTATCAATCGTGTCAGTTCTTTGTCGGAGTGCGACTGCATCGTAAAAGAGCATCTTACATTATACTCTCCGTAATCTGTACGTTCGATTTGAACTGTTTCTTCATCCATGGAGATATCTGATTCTTGTGTAGCGGAGAGTTTCAGTGAGGAGATATTGTTTGCAGATATATCACCCGATATCGGTACTGGAGTATTGCCCTGATTATAGACAACCAGAATGTCTGCTGACGCATTCACCTCTAGGACAAAAAGCATCAAAATCAGCAAAGGAGTTCGAAATCTCATATTATCACACCTCCAAGTATCTGTGATTATACCTATATCATGGTATAAATATATTTACAGTCTTTTCGCCTGTTTTGAAACGATACATCCTATTACTAACCGATATTCCACCCGAGACAAAAAAACTTCTTTAATTTCCCTTCTTAATATGTTTCAACAGACGGGGATAGAATTCAGGACTGTGTTGTATACCTGTGGTTCGATCTTCATATACCTTATCACTTTTATCCGGATCAATAATACAAATAAGAGGTAATGGAATCTCATTTAGATCAAGGGCTGTACGATGCCATTCAGTGCTTTTATCCGCATTAGAAAACCACAGGACAAAGTTATTTTCAAGCAAGCTCTTTACAGGCGGCTTCTCTGATTCAAAGACCTGCGTTAGCATGTATCTGCATTTACCGCAGTCATCTCTTCCAACAAAGAGCAATATCTTCTTTTTTTCAGACATTGCCTT
Protein-coding sequences here:
- a CDS encoding aquaporin (porin involved in osmoregulation allowing water to move into and out of the cell in response to osmotic pressure) gives rise to the protein MKRYSAEFFGTFWLVLGGCGSAVLAA
- a CDS encoding class I SAM-dependent methyltransferase, with the protein product MNSQRRDFDKEADSWDENPVRVKLAKDVASAITKQIILTHEMDVMDFGCGTGLLTFQLQPLVHSITGVDSSQGMLGIFNKRINDLKHGGIKALFLDLDRGDTLSGSYDLVMSNMTLHHVKELKPLFYQFQSIIVPGGYLCIADLDLDDGLFHDDKTGVFHSGFDRAAMREVFVEAGFENIQDITAAEVMKPTSKGEMGRFTIFLMTGQKR
- a CDS encoding thioredoxin family protein, producing MDFYKGKQMIKTKTAFVITVLILLFLKTTSSYATELKWEKTAQSAFYKAMSEKKKILLFVGRDDCGKCRYMLTQVFESEKPPVKSLLENNFVLWFSNADKSTEWHRTALDLNEIPLPLICIIDPDKSDKVYEDRTTGIQHSPEFYPRLLKHIKKGN